A window of Kiritimatiellia bacterium contains these coding sequences:
- the uvrA gene encoding excinuclease ABC subunit UvrA, with product MTAADGDIHVRGAREHNLKNIEVRIPRGRLTVITGLSGSGKSSLAFDTLYAEGQRRYVESLSAYARQFLGQMQKPDVDHIEGLPPAIAIEQRTAGANPRSIVATTTEIHDYLRLLFAHAGQPHCWKCGRPITPQSAEQIVERLLERPRGTALTLLAPLVIGRKGRHEAVLRQAMKDGFVRARIDGSVVEIESAPALDPRRKHTIEAVVDRLTLAPEVRSRLNDSVETALRAGGGRLVALTSEGGATLETLYSETNACLHCGLSFETLQPRHFSFNSPYGACPACHGLGSVEVFDEDLIVPNPELSLEEGAVQAWRRGGRRLLIYYKMVLRAVARHYGVDMTTPYRELPPEFRQRLMYGSGEELVEFGYWRGGAWRRLRRPFEGVIPNLRRRMEQTQSDEVRERLRQYLSRRPCPDCRGARLRRESLACTVGGVSIADVLRMSVRQTAEWLERATAGLDPTRARVVAEVVREIRARLQFLWDVGLDYLTLDRESGTLSGGEAQRIRLATQIGSGLVGVLYVLDEPSIGLHARDNGRLIETLRRLRDRGNTVVVVEHDEATIRAADWVIDLGPGAGREGGHVVFQGPVAELERAPTLTGAYLRGERAIAVPAQRRQPDGRWIEIVGARENNLKGERIRLPVGLLTCVTGVSGSGKSTLVDVVLRRAIARQFYGARETPGRHERIEGLEHIDKMVVVDQSPIGRTPRSNPATYTGAFDPIRDLFASTPAAAQRGYRPGRFSFNVKGGRCETCRGDGILKVEMQFLPDVYVPCEQCGGRRFNRETLEVKWRGRSIADVLDMTIAEALDLFAPVPAVARRLRTLVEVGLGYLQLGQPATTLSGGEAQRVKLAAELSRRETGRTLYLLDEPTTGLHFADVERLMSVLERLRDAGNTVVVIEHNLDVIKRADWVVDLGPEGGDAGGWLVAAGPPERIAAEPRSHTGAALRPLLSRAQTP from the coding sequence GTGACCGCAGCCGACGGCGACATCCACGTTCGCGGCGCGCGGGAGCACAACCTCAAGAACATCGAGGTTCGAATTCCGCGCGGACGATTGACGGTAATCACGGGCCTGAGCGGCTCGGGCAAGTCGTCCCTCGCGTTCGATACGCTGTATGCGGAGGGGCAGCGGCGGTATGTGGAGAGCCTCTCGGCATATGCGCGGCAGTTCCTCGGACAGATGCAGAAGCCGGATGTGGATCACATTGAGGGGCTGCCGCCCGCGATCGCGATCGAACAGCGGACCGCCGGAGCAAATCCGCGTTCGATTGTTGCGACGACGACGGAGATCCACGACTATCTGCGATTGCTGTTTGCGCACGCGGGCCAGCCGCACTGCTGGAAGTGCGGCCGCCCGATCACGCCCCAAAGTGCAGAACAGATCGTGGAGCGGTTGCTGGAACGGCCGCGCGGCACCGCGCTGACGTTGCTGGCACCGCTGGTGATCGGGCGCAAGGGCCGTCACGAGGCGGTGCTGCGGCAGGCAATGAAGGACGGGTTTGTGCGAGCGCGGATTGACGGCTCGGTGGTGGAGATCGAGTCGGCGCCGGCGCTGGACCCCCGGCGCAAACACACGATCGAGGCGGTGGTGGATCGATTGACGCTCGCGCCCGAGGTGCGGTCCCGCCTCAACGACTCGGTGGAGACCGCACTGCGCGCGGGCGGGGGGCGGCTGGTCGCGCTGACCAGCGAAGGGGGAGCGACCCTTGAGACGCTTTACTCCGAGACGAACGCCTGTCTGCACTGCGGGCTGAGTTTCGAAACGTTGCAGCCGCGCCACTTTTCGTTCAACAGCCCGTACGGCGCCTGCCCGGCCTGCCATGGCCTCGGATCGGTCGAGGTCTTCGACGAGGATCTGATCGTGCCCAATCCGGAGCTCTCGCTGGAGGAGGGGGCGGTTCAGGCCTGGCGGCGTGGCGGGCGGCGCCTGTTGATCTACTACAAGATGGTGCTGCGAGCGGTGGCGCGGCACTATGGCGTGGACATGACCACGCCCTATCGCGAGCTTCCCCCGGAGTTCCGGCAGCGGTTGATGTACGGGTCCGGGGAGGAGCTGGTCGAGTTTGGCTACTGGCGCGGTGGCGCATGGCGGCGGCTGCGGCGGCCGTTTGAGGGCGTGATTCCGAATCTGCGCCGCCGAATGGAGCAGACGCAAAGTGACGAGGTGCGCGAGCGGCTGCGCCAGTACCTCTCCCGGCGGCCCTGCCCGGACTGCCGCGGGGCCCGCTTGCGGCGGGAAAGCCTGGCGTGCACCGTTGGCGGCGTCTCGATCGCGGACGTGTTGCGCATGTCGGTGCGACAGACCGCGGAGTGGCTGGAGCGAGCGACCGCGGGGCTGGATCCGACGCGTGCGCGTGTGGTCGCGGAGGTCGTTCGGGAGATCCGGGCGAGGCTGCAGTTTTTGTGGGATGTCGGGCTCGACTATCTGACGCTCGATCGCGAGAGCGGCACGCTCTCCGGCGGCGAGGCGCAGCGCATCCGGCTGGCGACGCAGATCGGGTCGGGTCTCGTCGGTGTGCTGTACGTGCTGGACGAGCCGAGCATCGGGCTGCATGCCCGCGACAACGGCCGACTGATTGAAACGCTGCGGCGGCTGCGCGATCGCGGCAACACGGTGGTGGTCGTGGAACACGACGAGGCGACGATTCGCGCGGCGGACTGGGTGATCGATCTGGGGCCCGGTGCCGGCCGTGAGGGCGGCCACGTGGTGTTCCAGGGACCGGTCGCGGAGCTGGAGCGTGCGCCGACGCTGACCGGCGCGTACCTGCGGGGCGAACGTGCGATCGCGGTCCCCGCGCAACGGCGTCAGCCCGACGGCCGGTGGATCGAAATCGTCGGCGCGCGGGAGAACAACCTCAAGGGGGAGCGGATCCGACTGCCGGTCGGACTGCTGACCTGCGTGACGGGCGTGTCGGGTAGCGGCAAGAGCACGTTGGTGGACGTGGTGCTGCGCCGGGCAATCGCGCGGCAGTTCTATGGTGCGCGCGAGACGCCCGGCCGGCACGAGCGGATCGAGGGGTTAGAGCATATCGACAAGATGGTGGTCGTGGACCAGTCGCCGATCGGGCGGACACCGCGCAGCAACCCGGCGACCTACACCGGTGCGTTCGACCCGATCCGCGATTTATTCGCGTCAACACCGGCGGCTGCGCAGCGGGGTTACCGGCCGGGCCGCTTCAGCTTCAACGTGAAGGGCGGGCGCTGCGAGACCTGTCGCGGGGATGGCATTTTGAAGGTGGAGATGCAGTTTCTGCCCGACGTGTACGTCCCCTGCGAACAATGTGGTGGCCGGCGGTTCAACCGCGAAACGCTCGAGGTGAAATGGCGTGGGCGATCCATCGCGGACGTGCTGGACATGACGATCGCGGAGGCCTTGGATCTGTTCGCTCCGGTGCCGGCGGTCGCACGGCGGCTGCGGACGCTGGTCGAGGTGGGATTGGGGTATCTGCAGCTCGGGCAACCGGCGACCACGCTTTCCGGCGGCGAGGCGCAGCGCGTGAAGCTGGCCGCCGAGCTCAGCCGCCGGGAGACCGGTCGCACGCTGTACCTGCTGGACGAGCCGACCACGGGGCTGCACTTCGCGGACGTCGAACGGCTGATGTCGGTGCTGGAACGTTTGCGCGATGCGGGGAACACCGTTGTGGTGATCGAGCACAATCTGGACGTGATCAAACGGGCGGACTGGGTGGTGGATCTTGGTCCGGAGGGAGGTGATGCCGGGGGCTGGCTGGTCGCGGCGGGTCCGCCCGAGCGCATCGCTGCAGAGCCACGCTCCCACACCGGCGCGGCGCTGCGGCCGCTGCTGAGTAGGGCCCAGACACCATGA
- a CDS encoding right-handed parallel beta-helix repeat-containing protein, translated as MVTWLRRMWRVILVFAAVVGGAAERRVQSEAELRDAVRALQAGDVLKLAPGAYAGRLYVRGVSNLTVCAADSSRPPIIQGGETGWQFSMCPGLVVRALEFRGQKINGLNIDDGGPANPPVSDVLLEGVRVREVRPGGNYDGIKLSGLQHVMIRECVIEGWGGQAIDLVGCDDVLIRDCDIIGRPSNGAAAGIQIKGGSRRVVVERCRLVEAGQRPLNIGGSTGREFFRPASATWEAREVVVRDCRIEGGLCAVAFVGADSARFENNIVLFPRRWVFRILQETRDPQFLRCGNVRIADNRIVFRRADLREEVNIGPGTAPETFRFERNWWFAEDRPEDSLPRLPVPEHDGVYGRDPRREVPAAQERGRDEVKE; from the coding sequence ATGGTGACCTGGCTTCGGCGGATGTGGAGGGTGATTCTTGTTTTTGCCGCGGTTGTCGGTGGCGCGGCCGAACGCAGGGTGCAGAGCGAAGCCGAACTGCGTGACGCGGTCCGTGCTCTACAAGCCGGAGATGTGCTCAAGTTGGCGCCAGGCGCATATGCCGGCCGGCTGTATGTCCGGGGCGTGTCGAACCTGACCGTCTGCGCTGCGGATTCGAGTCGTCCGCCAATCATTCAGGGTGGCGAGACGGGATGGCAGTTTTCGATGTGTCCCGGCCTCGTCGTGCGCGCGCTGGAGTTTCGCGGCCAGAAGATCAACGGTCTGAACATTGACGATGGCGGGCCGGCCAATCCGCCGGTCTCGGATGTCCTGCTCGAAGGCGTGCGTGTTCGTGAGGTTCGTCCCGGTGGCAACTATGACGGCATCAAACTTTCCGGTTTGCAGCACGTAATGATCCGTGAGTGCGTCATCGAAGGCTGGGGAGGTCAGGCGATCGACCTCGTCGGCTGTGACGACGTGCTGATCCGCGACTGTGACATCATTGGCCGGCCAAGCAACGGCGCGGCCGCCGGGATCCAGATCAAGGGAGGAAGCCGTCGGGTGGTGGTCGAACGCTGTCGGCTGGTGGAGGCGGGCCAGCGGCCGTTGAACATTGGTGGCTCGACGGGGCGGGAATTTTTCCGGCCGGCCAGTGCGACGTGGGAGGCGCGGGAAGTGGTGGTGCGGGACTGCCGCATCGAAGGTGGGCTGTGCGCCGTCGCGTTTGTTGGCGCGGACAGTGCACGGTTCGAAAACAACATCGTGCTGTTTCCGCGGCGATGGGTGTTCCGCATCCTACAGGAGACTCGCGATCCACAATTTCTTCGGTGCGGCAACGTTCGAATTGCGGATAATCGGATTGTGTTTCGTCGTGCCGATCTCCGCGAGGAGGTGAACATCGGACCGGGCACCGCGCCGGAGACGTTCCGATTTGAACGAAACTGGTGGTTTGCGGAGGACCGGCCGGAGGACTCACTGCCTCGGCTGCCTGTACCGGAGCATGACGGGGTGTATGGGCGGGATCCCCGGCGTGAGGTTCCGGCCGCGCAGGAGCGCGGGCGAGATGAGGTAAAGGAGTGA
- a CDS encoding metal ABC transporter permease, with protein MLPPAELLRYAFVQRAVVAGLLVGLASGFLGVILLLRRSALVGEGLSHFTLGAVGIALWLGWAPLSLALPLAAAAALLMARLPERGTMFGDTAIGMVAATGLAVGSALAARGGGFRADLFAYLFGDVLAVTPRDVIVASALAVAVTVAVLPLRRHWLSITFDADHARVCGLPVHRYERGLAILTAGAVVIGLRIVGSLLMTSLLIFPAATALLRARSFTGAILSSGALGVAGVFGGLAVGLLLDVPAGPAIVLVQAAMFALAWLANTSQKRQRRSLI; from the coding sequence ATGCTGCCACCGGCTGAGCTTCTGCGGTACGCCTTTGTTCAGCGCGCGGTCGTGGCCGGGCTGCTCGTGGGACTGGCGAGCGGTTTCCTCGGCGTAATTCTGCTGCTGCGCCGCTCGGCGCTGGTGGGTGAAGGGCTCTCGCATTTCACGTTGGGCGCTGTCGGGATCGCACTGTGGCTGGGGTGGGCGCCACTGTCGTTGGCGCTGCCACTGGCCGCTGCCGCCGCACTGCTGATGGCGCGGCTGCCGGAACGCGGCACGATGTTTGGCGACACTGCAATCGGCATGGTCGCCGCCACCGGCCTGGCAGTGGGCAGTGCACTGGCCGCCCGTGGCGGCGGATTCCGCGCCGACCTGTTCGCATATCTGTTCGGCGATGTGCTGGCGGTGACACCGCGGGACGTGATCGTTGCCTCGGCGCTGGCCGTGGCCGTCACGGTCGCCGTCCTGCCATTGCGCCGGCACTGGCTCTCGATCACGTTCGACGCGGATCACGCGCGCGTTTGCGGACTGCCGGTTCACCGATACGAACGAGGACTTGCGATCCTCACCGCCGGCGCCGTCGTCATCGGACTGCGAATCGTCGGCAGCTTGCTGATGACCAGTTTGTTGATCTTTCCGGCAGCAACAGCGTTACTGCGAGCGCGAAGCTTTACAGGGGCCATCCTTTCCTCCGGTGCACTCGGCGTCGCCGGCGTGTTCGGAGGTCTAGCGGTGGGCCTTCTCCTCGACGTTCCCGCCGGCCCCGCGATTGTGCTGGTTCAGGCCGCGATGTTCGCGCTGGCGTGGCTCGCAAACACCTCGCAGAAACGACAGAGACGATCGCTCATTTGA
- a CDS encoding CopG family transcriptional regulator: protein MGSTSRSSLRVITFKAEQKLAQALQVLPNRSSFIRAALLHALDHICPLCGGSGVFTPDQRRHWRHFEASHAVRRCRDCHAVHVVCRAGAARPARRHCATT, encoded by the coding sequence ATGGGCTCGACATCGCGTTCGTCGCTCCGGGTGATCACGTTCAAGGCAGAACAGAAGCTGGCGCAGGCGCTGCAAGTGTTGCCGAACCGCTCCAGTTTCATCCGCGCCGCGCTGCTGCACGCGCTCGATCACATTTGCCCCCTCTGCGGCGGCAGCGGCGTCTTCACGCCCGACCAGCGCCGGCACTGGCGCCACTTCGAGGCCTCCCACGCGGTCCGACGCTGCCGAGACTGCCATGCGGTCCACGTCGTCTGCCGCGCCGGCGCCGCCCGCCCCGCCCGAAGGCATTGCGCGACAACATGA
- a CDS encoding metal ABC transporter substrate-binding protein, protein MSRTIPTLALWAAATLSGAAAPPRVLATIFPLYDWARAIAGPAAQVRQLLPPGAEVHSWAPTPSDVAALHSADLFLYADAQLEPWAERLLQSVGTTPAVFVASRHLPADIPPNADPHFWTDPLAVTSVVAALSEALVRLDPPRAEEYRARCRTYLEQVTGLDRDIRELVRRARRRTIIFAGHRAFDAFARRYGLTFLTPIEAFSPDAPPSPHAVAGLVRAVRDTHARVVYHEEILEPKIASVIAAESGAQLRRLHALHNRTPEEALRGETWLSLYRRNLEVLREGLDAP, encoded by the coding sequence ATGAGCCGCACGATCCCGACGCTGGCGCTGTGGGCTGCCGCCACCCTCAGCGGCGCCGCCGCACCGCCGCGGGTCCTCGCAACGATCTTCCCGCTGTACGACTGGGCCCGAGCGATCGCCGGCCCCGCCGCCCAGGTCCGCCAGCTTCTTCCGCCCGGCGCGGAGGTCCACTCGTGGGCTCCCACCCCCTCCGACGTCGCCGCCCTCCACTCCGCCGATCTCTTTCTCTACGCCGATGCCCAGCTCGAGCCGTGGGCCGAACGCCTGCTTCAGTCGGTCGGCACCACACCGGCGGTGTTCGTTGCCAGTCGGCATTTGCCCGCAGACATCCCCCCCAACGCGGACCCGCATTTTTGGACAGATCCTCTCGCGGTGACCAGCGTGGTCGCAGCGCTGAGCGAGGCGCTGGTCCGGTTGGACCCACCCCGCGCCGAAGAATACCGCGCGCGATGCCGCACCTACCTCGAGCAGGTCACGGGGCTCGACCGGGACATCCGCGAACTCGTCCGTCGGGCTCGACGGCGAACCATCATCTTCGCCGGACATCGTGCGTTCGACGCCTTCGCCCGCCGCTATGGTCTGACGTTCCTCACTCCCATCGAGGCCTTTTCGCCCGATGCGCCCCCGTCGCCCCACGCAGTTGCAGGCCTGGTGCGAGCGGTTCGCGACACTCACGCGCGCGTGGTCTACCACGAGGAAATCCTCGAGCCCAAAATCGCCAGCGTCATCGCCGCCGAGTCCGGCGCACAATTGCGCCGGCTCCACGCACTCCATAATCGCACGCCAGAAGAGGCGCTCCGCGGTGAAACGTGGCTGTCGCTGTACCGGCGGAACCTCGAAGTGCTGAGGGAAGGCCTCGATGCTCCATGA
- a CDS encoding MotA/TolQ/ExbB proton channel family protein yields MISWLNLGGWPAWLAVGIGIVAVAVSVERWLFLRRARVPLDDFLRGIFNVLERGNIAEGVALCDDTPGPVARMVRAALLRLADGPAAAREAMVAAGTAEIPRLECRVRVPAAAARLAALSGLLGTVLALINAGQRIELRAPLVYAGDLAAAMWQALVCTAIGLAVAIPCWAAHQLLVAMVESVLVDMEDALRRVTERVERGGAPPAGRVG; encoded by the coding sequence ATGATTAGCTGGCTGAACCTTGGTGGCTGGCCGGCATGGCTGGCGGTCGGCATCGGGATCGTTGCGGTCGCGGTGAGCGTAGAGCGCTGGTTGTTCCTGCGGCGGGCGCGGGTCCCGCTGGACGACTTCCTCCGCGGCATCTTCAACGTGCTTGAGCGCGGGAACATCGCGGAGGGCGTCGCGCTGTGCGACGACACGCCCGGGCCGGTGGCTCGGATGGTGCGCGCCGCCCTGCTGCGGTTGGCCGACGGACCGGCGGCCGCGCGCGAGGCGATGGTCGCCGCAGGCACCGCCGAGATTCCGCGACTCGAGTGCCGCGTTCGGGTGCCGGCGGCCGCCGCGCGCCTCGCCGCGTTGAGCGGTCTGCTCGGCACGGTACTGGCGCTGATCAACGCGGGCCAGCGGATTGAACTGCGGGCGCCGCTGGTGTACGCGGGCGATCTGGCTGCCGCAATGTGGCAGGCGCTGGTGTGCACCGCGATCGGTCTGGCCGTCGCCATTCCGTGTTGGGCGGCGCACCAGCTGCTGGTGGCGATGGTGGAGTCGGTGTTGGTGGACATGGAGGACGCGCTGCGCCGCGTGACCGAGCGCGTCGAGCGCGGCGGCGCACCACCGGCGGGGAGAGTCGGGTGA
- a CDS encoding DUF2784 domain-containing protein, translating to MKAAAILADLILVLHFGYIAFIVGGQLLILIGGWWRWRWVRHRGFRLLHLGAIAFVTLEAWLGLPCPLTVWEDRLRRVAGQPGYQRSFLYDWIGRFIYFDASPITFAIAYTLFGLIIVASWRLIPPNKKSIPAAPPP from the coding sequence ATGAAGGCGGCCGCGATCCTCGCAGATCTCATACTGGTGTTGCACTTCGGCTACATCGCCTTTATCGTCGGCGGCCAGCTTTTGATCCTGATCGGCGGCTGGTGGAGATGGCGGTGGGTCCGTCACCGGGGCTTCCGGCTCCTCCACCTGGGCGCGATCGCTTTCGTCACGCTCGAGGCTTGGCTCGGACTGCCCTGCCCTCTCACCGTCTGGGAAGACCGCTTGCGCCGCGTCGCAGGGCAGCCGGGATACCAACGTTCTTTTTTGTACGACTGGATCGGCCGTTTCATCTATTTCGACGCGTCGCCCATTACTTTTGCGATCGCCTACACACTGTTCGGGCTGATCATCGTCGCAAGTTGGCGGCTCATCCCACCAAACAAGAAATCAATCCCGGCGGCCCCGCCCCCCTGA
- a CDS encoding ATP-binding cassette domain-containing protein yields the protein MSSCVGDVPILRVRDLTVRLGELVVLDHVTFEVPAGAYVGVVGPNGAGKTTLLRAMLNLIARESGVVEFYSPDGHPAQPRIGYLPQSFSLPLPRFPACVEEIVETGCVAGARESGDGRRRRGDVVQAALEAVGLSALRRRAVGSLSGGERQRLLLARALAAEPQLLMLDEPTTALDPAFREAFYRLLEKWNRERRTTILLVTHDTATIGAHAQRLLYLDRSVVFYGTFEQFCASADMCRRFGAPHQHLICHRHGPDTEDSSHAATG from the coding sequence ATGAGCAGCTGCGTTGGTGACGTTCCGATTCTGCGGGTTCGGGACCTCACGGTCCGGCTGGGCGAGCTCGTCGTACTGGACCACGTGACGTTCGAGGTGCCCGCCGGCGCTTACGTCGGTGTGGTCGGCCCGAATGGCGCCGGCAAGACCACGCTGCTCAGAGCGATGCTGAACCTGATTGCCCGGGAATCGGGCGTCGTGGAGTTTTACTCACCAGACGGCCACCCCGCACAGCCGCGAATTGGTTACCTGCCGCAGAGTTTTTCGCTGCCCCTGCCGCGGTTCCCGGCCTGCGTCGAGGAAATCGTCGAAACCGGATGCGTAGCCGGAGCGCGCGAGTCGGGAGATGGCCGCAGGCGACGCGGCGACGTGGTTCAGGCGGCGCTGGAGGCCGTCGGCCTGAGCGCGCTGCGGCGGCGAGCGGTCGGCAGTTTGTCCGGCGGCGAGCGACAACGTCTGCTGCTGGCTCGAGCGCTTGCCGCGGAGCCGCAGCTGCTGATGCTCGATGAGCCCACCACCGCACTGGACCCCGCCTTTCGGGAAGCGTTTTACCGCCTGCTCGAGAAGTGGAATCGCGAACGCCGGACCACGATTCTGTTGGTCACCCACGACACCGCAACAATTGGCGCCCATGCCCAGCGGCTTTTGTACCTTGACCGAAGTGTCGTGTTCTACGGGACGTTCGAGCAGTTTTGCGCCTCCGCGGATATGTGCCGTCGCTTTGGCGCACCGCACCAGCATCTCATCTGCCACCGGCACGGCCCTGATACGGAGGACAGCTCCCATGCTGCCACCGGCTGA
- a CDS encoding tetratricopeptide repeat protein translates to MRPSRLYQLVLALGASVVAAQRPDELLRRAREAMRDQIWTVAARWFEQAWSNAPSDEIRVEAALGLADAQMELNAAAAAAQLEEKVPTAWRDAAAVWLRRAALRQRGGDEAGAREAIGRIRWDDLSASDRPRAVMIWSDLLWARGETDEALAALEFALPVLGPCAVTVARRLALRWREAGVPQRAVELLEGQLAAASPPEGWLIRLDLGGAYLDVGRTADAAEVMRPLIESEEGPRSMRASAWLLRAKAEASAGRANSADAAFEEARRLAEGSGTEGDILFELAAYRLHMDQLDSARELIRRGLQRHPRHRWGVELQLDLARRLRARGEAAAALEAFQAYLEMSEDPAGQAEALMGKGECLVALSRPLEAAAAFERAAVTLREPSARMAAELKRAEALAQAGRWAEALNVCEAFLRANPEHPAVGGTAVLAAECLAQLGREDEALQRLSAATTGPFAAAARLRRARLHERRRDWDAAERAYAELLELHPSAPEARWARLGLALLHYRRADGEAALRVLEPLGGRDAADEVAERAEVLRVWCHHLLGDEAAAVGVAQQFLQRWPRSPRATEVRLWLADLNWHRGRFEAAEREYVEVADLTRGRPPGDIARYRAARAAAAAGELSRALQHFQRLAEEHPGSPVLLEARFAQGDVLAEMGRFDAAVLSFDEVIRAAPDSTLATLAWGRKGDCHFTLGAQAPARYEQALTAYRVVADREREAVDVRLQAVYKAGRCEELLGRSAAAIERYLAVVYRHLEERAAGRPGAPVWFARAAFAAAALQERAELWQEAVQIYRRVVEDGGPASADAAAQIRRLLSQHPETQ, encoded by the coding sequence ATGAGACCATCTCGGCTCTACCAGCTGGTGCTGGCGCTGGGCGCGTCGGTGGTCGCAGCACAGCGCCCGGACGAGCTGCTGCGGCGCGCGCGAGAGGCGATGCGTGACCAGATCTGGACAGTCGCGGCACGCTGGTTTGAACAGGCGTGGTCGAACGCGCCCTCGGACGAGATCCGCGTGGAGGCGGCGTTGGGTCTGGCCGATGCGCAGATGGAGCTGAATGCGGCGGCTGCCGCGGCGCAGCTGGAGGAAAAGGTGCCGACGGCTTGGCGCGACGCGGCGGCGGTGTGGCTGCGGCGAGCGGCGCTTCGTCAGCGGGGCGGAGATGAGGCGGGTGCGCGGGAGGCGATCGGGCGGATTCGATGGGACGATCTTTCCGCGTCCGACCGACCGCGCGCGGTGATGATTTGGTCGGATTTGCTGTGGGCGCGCGGTGAGACGGACGAGGCGCTGGCCGCGCTGGAATTTGCGCTGCCCGTGCTGGGGCCGTGCGCGGTGACGGTGGCGCGCCGGCTGGCGCTGCGCTGGCGTGAGGCGGGAGTTCCGCAGCGCGCGGTCGAGCTGCTGGAAGGACAGTTGGCGGCGGCATCCCCGCCGGAGGGATGGCTCATCCGGCTGGATCTGGGCGGTGCGTACCTCGACGTGGGGCGCACCGCGGACGCCGCGGAGGTGATGCGCCCGCTCATCGAAAGCGAGGAAGGCCCTCGGTCGATGCGGGCCAGCGCCTGGCTGCTCCGGGCGAAGGCGGAGGCATCGGCGGGTCGTGCAAATTCCGCGGACGCCGCCTTTGAGGAGGCGCGTCGGCTCGCGGAGGGCTCCGGCACGGAGGGGGACATCCTGTTCGAGCTGGCCGCGTACCGTTTGCACATGGACCAGCTCGATTCGGCGCGCGAACTCATTCGGCGGGGGCTTCAGCGGCATCCACGACACCGCTGGGGGGTGGAGCTGCAGCTGGATCTGGCGCGGCGGCTTCGGGCGCGCGGTGAGGCGGCGGCGGCGCTGGAGGCCTTCCAGGCCTATCTGGAGATGTCGGAGGATCCCGCCGGCCAGGCGGAGGCACTGATGGGAAAGGGCGAGTGCCTGGTGGCACTCTCACGGCCGCTGGAGGCGGCCGCCGCGTTTGAGCGGGCGGCGGTGACGTTGCGCGAGCCGTCGGCCAGGATGGCGGCCGAGCTCAAACGCGCGGAGGCGCTCGCGCAAGCGGGGCGCTGGGCGGAGGCGCTGAACGTCTGTGAAGCGTTCCTGCGGGCGAACCCGGAGCATCCGGCGGTCGGCGGCACCGCGGTGCTGGCGGCGGAATGCCTGGCGCAGCTCGGGCGAGAGGACGAGGCGCTGCAGCGGCTGAGCGCCGCCACCACGGGGCCGTTCGCGGCGGCGGCCCGGCTTCGGCGCGCTCGTCTTCACGAGCGCCGGCGCGACTGGGACGCGGCGGAGCGCGCCTATGCGGAGTTGCTGGAGCTGCATCCCTCCGCACCGGAGGCGCGGTGGGCGCGGCTGGGCCTGGCGCTGCTGCACTACCGCCGCGCAGATGGCGAGGCGGCACTTCGCGTGTTGGAACCGCTCGGGGGGCGGGATGCGGCGGACGAGGTGGCCGAGCGGGCTGAGGTCTTGCGCGTGTGGTGTCATCACCTCCTTGGCGATGAGGCGGCCGCGGTTGGCGTGGCGCAGCAGTTCCTGCAGCGTTGGCCCCGTTCGCCACGGGCGACGGAGGTTCGGTTGTGGTTGGCGGATCTGAACTGGCATCGTGGACGGTTTGAAGCGGCGGAACGCGAGTACGTGGAGGTTGCGGATCTGACCCGAGGAAGGCCGCCGGGCGACATTGCACGGTATCGGGCGGCCCGTGCCGCGGCGGCGGCGGGCGAGCTATCGAGGGCTCTTCAGCACTTCCAGCGCCTGGCGGAGGAACATCCGGGTAGCCCGGTGCTCCTGGAAGCACGGTTCGCCCAGGGGGATGTGCTGGCGGAGATGGGCCGGTTCGATGCCGCGGTACTTTCGTTCGACGAGGTGATCCGGGCTGCGCCCGACTCGACGTTGGCGACGCTGGCCTGGGGGCGGAAGGGCGACTGCCATTTCACGCTCGGCGCCCAGGCACCGGCGCGCTACGAACAGGCGCTGACAGCCTATCGGGTGGTGGCCGACCGTGAGCGGGAAGCCGTGGACGTGCGGCTGCAGGCGGTGTACAAGGCGGGTCGCTGCGAAGAACTGCTGGGACGCTCCGCGGCGGCGATCGAGCGCTACCTCGCGGTGGTGTATCGCCACCTCGAAGAGCGGGCAGCTGGTCGGCCAGGAGCACCGGTGTGGTTTGCGCGCGCGGCGTTCGCGGCGGCCGCGCTGCAGGAACGGGCGGAACTGTGGCAGGAAGCGGTCCAGATTTACCGGCGAGTGGTCGAGGACGGAGGACCGGCGTCCGCGGACGCGGCGGCGCAGATCCGGCGTTTACTCAGCCAGCATCCGGAGACTCAGTGA